Below is a genomic region from Bacteroidota bacterium.
ACGGGCATCACAAAATTCCCGAACAGGCTCGATATGCGATTCGGCAAAATCTACATTCTCGGTGAGGCCAAAGACTACAAGAACTTCACCGAGGAGGTTCTGCGTGCCATCGACTACGGCGCCACGATCGACTACAAATGGCTTTGGACCAGCGATACCCCAAAGGAAGACGCCAAACGCTTTATGCTCAGCTGCATTCAAGACTATGTCGTGACGCTCTACAATACAGAAAACACCGCGCTACTTGACAATATTGCCCGCATTTCTGAAAGGGTCCTGAAATACGAACCCAACCATATCGAAAGCCTTTCCAATCTCGCCATTACCTTTCTCTACGCAGAAGAATATGACCAAGCACTTGTCCCGTTGCTAAAGGCGCATGCCTTGGTGCCCGATGATTACATTGTGGTAAACAACATTGCCCATTGCTACCGGCTCAAGGGCGACAAGAAAAATGCCATTCGCTACTACAAATTGATGGAGGATTCGGGCGAAGAAGAGTTTCGTGCTGTAGCCAAGGAAAAGCTGAAGGAGTTGAAATGAACGCAAGGCAGATCGTCAAAAGGACGCGAACCTCATGGCGAATTGGTGGCTAACATCATGGGCATCCGGCATATCGCCTTTGATCTGCAGAAGCAGCTGTTTCCCGTCTCCGCGACGGCCATTCGCAGCGACCTTCTGGCCAACTGGGAATATTTGCCCGACAGCGTCAAGCCCTATTTTTGCATCAAAGTGGCGATTCTCGGAACGGAATCCACCGGGAAGACGACTTTGGCGACCGCTTTGGCCAAGCATTATGGTTGTGGATTGGTGTTGGAAGCCGCAAGAGGGATCGTTGAAAATTCGAATGCGTTTTCACTTTCAGACTTGCAATCGGTGGTGACGGCACATACGAGCAATATTCATGCAGCAAGCTGCGGCATCAGCCCTTTGATCGTCATCGACACCAATCTCTACACGACCCTGTCGTATTCCCTGTTTTCGCTGGAGCAGGAATTGCAGGTAAGTGCTTCGGATGTTGCCACGAATAGGGCTGACCTTTGCCTCTATCTCTGCAAGGACGCCCCCTATTTTCAGGATGGAACGAGACTTTCGGAACAAAGTCGAGATCGACTCGATGATTCGCACCGGAAAGTTCTGCGGGAGAAGGGTATTGAATTTGTTGAAATTGATGGCAATTGGAACCAACGTTTTCACCGGTCGACGCAATGGATCGATCAGTTGCTGAAGGAGGCACACCATAGATTTTGACGTCTGAGGACAAATCGCCATCTTGCAGTATGCAATGCCTTGATTGTTGCTGAAAACCCACTAAATAATTGATGATGAATACTTTTACACGTACATTTTTTGGCGCTTTTGCCATTTTCTTTTGCTGGCAAATCAGCCTTCAAGCGCAGGCGGTCCGTCACGATGTGATTCTTGAAGTCGCGACCGGTACTTGGTGCCAATATTGTCCAGGAGCTGCGATGGGCGCTGACGAATTGGCCGCTGCGGGCGCAGCCGTCGGAATTGTCGAGCATCACAACGGCGATGCGTATACGATCCCTGCTTCCGATGGCAGGAACAACTACTATGCTGTGTCGGGCTTCCCTACTGCTTGGTTTGACGGCGCAAACGCTTTGGTAGGTGGCAGCCATACGGTTTCGCTATTCCCATCTTACCAGCAACGCTACAATGCTGCAAAAATCGTCGCCACACCCTTTGAGCTCAGCGGAAGTTGGGTACAAAATGGTGCAAACATCGACATCACGGTCAATGTCGATCAACTGGGAGCTTATTCTGGCTCCAATTTGAGGCTCCAAGCAGCATTGACAGAGTCCAACATCATGGTAAACTGGCAAGGTTTGTCCAAATGCGATTTTGTGAACCGGGCGATGTATCCTGATCACAATGGCACGGCCATCACGACCACCCAAGGTGGACCAACAGTGACACAGACATTCAGCATGGCGATTGACCCGTCTTGGGTGCAGCAGGAAATGCAATTGGTGATTTGGATCGAGAATAGCGTCACCAAGGAAATTTTCAACGGACGGATGATTACCCTTTCGACCGCGGCGCATGCCGTGGATGTCTCCGCCGTGGAAATTGGCAACACCGTTGCCTCACAATCTTGCATCACAAGCATTGCCCCCGAAGTCGTGATCCGCAACATGGGCGCCAATGACCTCACCGCCGCCACGATCACCTATGACATGAACGGTGGCACACCGATGGTCTTCAATTGGACCGGCACGGTACCCTACTTTGCGTATGCCAACGTTACACTTCCTGCGATCTCCTTCGCGCCACAGGCAACCAACACACTGACGGTCACCATTTCTGTTCCTTCCGATTCCAGCATTGGGAATGACGTCGTCACTAAAACCTGGGCCGAGGCAAGCCTCAACAACGCAGGAACCTACATGGTGCGGATCAAACCCGACAATTACGGCTCGGAAATCACTTGGGACATCAAGAACAGTCTCGGTGCAGTCATCGGATCAGGCGGACCCTATACGGATGGAAACCGGATACAAATCAACGTTCCCGTTGCAATTGGAACGAACGATTGCTTCACCTTTTCGATGTATGATTCCTTTGGTGATGGGATCGGGGTGAATCCTGGGGCTGGATGGTTCCGCCTCGAAGGTCCACTTGGCGACACGATTTATGCGGGTGCAGATTACGGGTCGATCGACTTTGTTGATTTCAGAACGGACAGCACCACGATCATTATCGCCAATGCGCCTCGTATCGAAGAGGAAGTCAGCGTTTACCCGAATCCAAGCAACGGCTTGTTTGAAGTAAAGCTGGGAAATGCGCATCCCAACGGGGCCCTTCTCACGGTTTGGAATGCGAATGGCCAGAAAGTTTGGGAATCCAACATCGGCTCCCAAATGGCATCTGTCGATTTGACCAAAATGGCATCCGGGATGTATTTGCTGCGGGTCCTCACCGAAGCGGGATCGACCACCAAAAGACTTCAGAAAAACTGATTCGCATTTGGTCGTATCATAGGTCAAAAATCCGCGAAGGTCTCTGCGCCTTCGCGGATTTTTGTTTGTCAGTGCGTTGGAATTGCCCATTTTTCCCACCCGGCAAGCGTCGAAGGTTAGAACCCAACCTGGAAAAGGGGGGATGAAATGGCGCCCATTCGCTGCTTCAAACCCGTTTTTTGGCGGTTGGCGCGAATAGGCGGTAGTCCGGAGCAAATTTCCTATCTTGGCGTCTTACATGCGCGTGCACCCTTCTGTAGATGGAATGTGCGCTCAAAGGCCGTTAGCGGCCCCGTTTTCGAAAGGCAAAGGAAAAAATGATAGCCCATTCTCACATCGGAAAACTGATGAATAGATTTCTCCTTCTGGTCATTGCACTTGTTTTGTTTGCGTCGGTTGCCCCGGCACAAATCGTCTGTATCTACTGTTTTGACACCAACGACTCGATCAGTTCGAATGTCACGAACCTGATTCAAAACGGCAGCTTTGAAAACCACAACTGTACGCCCAACACCAACGGCAGCTCCTATTGCCCCAATTCGGCGGCTTACCAGTGCAATTTGACCAACTGGACTTGCACTGGCGGCGGATCAGGCACCTACTGCCAGATCTTTACCAGCCTTTATTCTGCCATTCCAGACGGTCTGGGTGCCGCCTACTTTGGCAACAGCTTCTGCAATCCCTGTTCGCAAACGGTCAACGACACCAGTTGCTTTGTCCGTTCAGGTTGTGAAATTTCGGGCATTCCTCCAGGTTTTCCGCAAAACCAGCCCAATTATGGAGGTGCTTTAGGCTTAAGCCTTGACCAAACCGTCACTGGCTTGACCATCGGTGCACGTTACGTCCTTGAGTTCTGGACCGGAGGCGAAGACTTCGGCGTATTCACCGGCGATGGTGTATTCGGATTGGATATCGGATTTGGCTATACCATGCTTGAAACCGTACCGACTGACTTTGGCGACATCGGCAAGCGTTATGTGGTCATTTTTGACGCCACCTCCACGTCCCACAACTTCAAATGGACCAACTGGGGCATATTTGTGGTTCTTGCTCCGAATTGACCCTCGACCATGTGCGTCTCTATCCCGTTTCGCAACTGAATCCGCAAGTCAGTCCATGCGGATTGGCTCCGTATACGGTGACTGCAACAGGAACATCACCCCTCTGCAACAATCAATGTACGGGTACGGCAACTGCCACCCCCAACGGCGGCATTCCACCTTATACTTATGCATGGTCTGGCGGGCAATTGACGCAAGTAGTCACAGGACTTTGCCCTGGCGCCTATGCTGTCACAGTGACCGACAGCACAGGCGCAGCAGCGTCTGATTCGGTTTTTATTACCAATCCGCCAGCATTGACGCTCACGACCACCGCAACTGCAACAAGCTGCAGCACCAACAGTGGCACCGCAACCGCGACAGCGGGCGGCGGAACAGGACTGCTCACTTACCTTTGGAGCCCTGGCGGACAAACCACCGCTACGGCAACCGGGCTTGCAAGCGGCACCTACAACGTCACCGTCACCGATGACAATGGTTGCACCATTACGGGTTCCGCCGTGGTCGGGACACCTCCGGCGGTGCAAGTCACGGCGACCTCCACTCCTGCAAGTTGCACGCTCAACAACGGAACTGCCACCGCCACGCCATCGGGCGGAACCGGACCTTAGCTTAGTGTGGATGCCTGGTGGACAGACCACTGCGACCGCCATTGGGCTTGCAGCCGGTAGCTATTCAGTGACCGTCACCGATGCCAATGGCTGCACAGCAACGGCTTCGACGGTCGTGACTTCGCCCGCTGCGATTCAATTGGCAATGAGCGCAATGGCGACAACTTGTAACCTCGACAATGGTTCGGCTACCGTGAATCCCTCTGGCGGCACGGGTGCGTACACCTATGGGTGGAGCCCTGGGGGTCAAACAACGCAAACAGCAACAAATTTGGCAGCTGGCGGCTATTATGTCACCGTGACAGATGCGCAAGGTTGTACAGGTACCGGGTCCATTACTGTGAATGGAAGCAACGGAGTACAAGCTGCCACGGTTGGCACGCCTTCCTTCTGCGAAGGTGAAGGCGGTGACACGCTCCTCGTCGTAGGCAGCGGTGGCGCTCTACCTTATTATTACACCTGGTGGTGTCAAGCCACCATGGGACCATGCGGATTGGATTCGACCTTTGACGACGACCCCTTGGCCAATCCCGCCGTCAGCGGATGGTATTATGTACAAATCACGGATGGCAACGGTTGCTTGAGCAACATCGATTCGGTTTACCTCACGATTTTGCCCAAACCGATTGTGGATGCAGGTGCTGACCTGATCCTTTGCGGTGATTCTGCGCCCTGTCAGGTTTTGACTCCGACGGTGACAGGTGCTCCGGGGCCGTTTGCCTACCAATGGATTCCTTCGACTGGATTGAACGACGCCTTTATTGCCAATCCTTGCGCACGCCCCGATACGACCACGATTTATGCCTTGGTCGTGGAAGCTGGAAACGGTTGCTCGAGTACTTTCACCACCACCGATACGCTTTCAACGGTCGTGGTGAATGTCAATCCTGTGCCCATCGCGGATGCAGGTCCTGATCAGCATATTTGCTTCGGGGATTCAGCCACATTGGAAGGAATCGGGACGAATGCAGGTCCGCTTTACACCTACGAATGGTCGCCATTCAACGGCCTTTCTGACCCTACCGACCGCATCACCATGGCATCCCCTGCGCTCACGACCACCTATACCTTGGTCGCGACGAGCAACGGTTGCCCAAGTTACGGCGATCAAATGACCTTGTTTGTGCATACGATCCCAACGGTGGATGCCGGTCCTGACCGCGAAATGTGTCTTGGAGACAGCATTCTCATCGATGCAAGTGCAGGTGGCGACTCCACGGCGAGCTACAGCTTCCTTTGGACACCCAACGCCTCGATCACCAATGCAAACTTGGAAGACCCGAGCGTTTGGCCGGTCAGCACCACCATGTATTATGTCGAAGCGATTTCGAACTACGGATGTGGCAGCAGCCGCGACAGCGTTTTGGTGACCTTGTTGCCTTCGCCGATTGCCAATGCAGGCCCCAATGCGACGGTTTGTGCTGGTTCCGACTTCGAATTCCAAGGAAGTTATTCCTATACGACAACGAATCCAGCCAACCCCAGCAATGTCTGGCAATACTGGACACCTGCTGCGGGCATGAGTGATTCGACGTCTTTGACGCCTGTCATTTCTCCGACGGCCTCCGGACTTTATACCCTTACGGTGTATACCGGCCTTTGTCAGACGCAGGACAGCATGATCCTCACCGTGATTCCGGGCATCGGACTCAACGTGGAGGCGGATACGAATGTCATTTGTGAAGGCGATGTGGTTTGGATTCGTGCGACTTCATCGGTTTCGTCGGTCAATTTCCTCTGGTCTCCAACGACGGGCGTGGAGCATCCTGACTCGGGCGTGACGTATTTTGCGCCGACCGATACCACGACCTATACGGTGGTGGCCGAAGGTGCGGGTTGCCTCGACAGCGCCTCGGTGACGATCAATGTCATCCCACGGCCTGACGTGGCATTTTTGAATTCGCAGCCATCGGGTTGTGCGCCGCTGAGTGTCAATTTCTTGCAGGATGTTGCGGATGCGATCTTCCTGACCTGGAATTTTGGGGACGGCACGCCGGTCTCCAACGAAGACAATCCGCTGCATGTGTATGCGCAGCCGGGCACTTACACGGTCACGCTCACGGGCGTGAACATCGGCGGATGTTCTGCATCAACCTCTGGTCAAGCCGTCGTGGTGAGCGACACCTCCCGTGTCGATTTCACCTCCGATCCGAGCTTCCCGGTCGAACTTTCCTTGCCGAATACGATTGTGAAATTCTTCCACGATTCGCCCAATGCCGTCACATTTGATTGGGACTTTGGCGACGGGACGCATTCTGACGAAGCCAATCCGATCCATACGTATTTGCAACCGGGCAATTACAATGTCACTTTGCGCGTGACCAACCGCGATGGTTGTGTTTCGACAGTGGTGGCATCCGTTTGTGATTTTGGTTCCCGGCTTGTTCATCCCCGAACGTCTTCAGCCCCAATGATGACGGTTCCAACGACGAATTCATCGTACAGTACACGGGTTCGCAGCCTTTCAATTTGCAGATCTTCGACCGTTGGGGCGTGAAGCTCTACGAAGGCAACAACAAAAACAAAGGCTGGAAAGGCAACGACACCAAAGGCAATGCCGTGACGGAAGGCGTGTATTTCTATCGCTTGACAATCGGCGACAAGGACTATACGGGGCCGGTGACGATGGTGCGGTGAGAATTGAGAATGAAGAATTGAGAATTGAGAACTGCGAAGCACATCACGTCAGTAAAGCCGGAGTGTTCAGCGAAGCTAATTGAGTGTCGTTGAATGCATTCGTTGCCGATTTCAATTCAGCATTGGTGCTTTTTGCAACTCAAATTTCTGGAGGATGAAATCTTCTTTTGCGCGGCAATTTCAATTGTTCAAAGCGATAATGCTTGCTGCGGGGCTATTTGCGAGTTGCGGCCGGGATCATGCCGAACGCAATGCAGCCTTGGCGATCGCCGATAGTCTGGCAGCTGCGCAGGGCGGGTCTGACGAAATCGACCTAAGTCCCTCCAGTCGTCCACAGGACGTGGCACTTTGTGAGTTATTGGCGGGCTATGAGGCAGAATCCGACCGGAGCATTGTCGATTCATTGCTTTCGAAGGCAGAAGCAAATCCCAACTGCTTTTGTGCGATCGAGGTGTTTAGCCACAAGAATCGGCTGCTCAACAAGATTCCGATTGTCAAGGATCATGTCTCCAATGGTGACTATGTGACGCAAGACACCGATCCGCTGGAATTGGCCATTGCAACTGGCGACTGGGAATTGGTAAAGCTCCTCACGCAGCACGGCGCAAACCTCAACGGCCAAGGAGGTCATCCCAACGTGCTCAATGATGCGATTTTCTCGGACAATTTCGCAGCTGTTGACCAATTGGTGAAGCTCGGTGCTGATCCTCAAAAGGCAAATTTGGCCCATGTGGGAAGCATAAAGATGGCCGAAAAAATGCTTGCTTTAGGTTGTCCTGCAGAAAGCATCGGTCTGCATGCCGCCTTGGTAGGCAGGGACCGCAAGTTGGCAGCCTATCTCATCAGCAAGAATCCAAAGCCCTACGGCACCTTGCAGGGAGATCGCCTGAATTTGAACACCAAGGAAGACTGGGCATTCATGCATTTTCTATTTGAGCAGGACGATGCGCCTGGCGTGGAAATTACCTGGGATGCAAGGAGTTTTACACGACAGGCAATTAGAGACGGGGATTGTCTCAGTATGCAAGCCCTTGCGCAACGTGGTTTGGATATCCGGCATCCTGACAATGATGAGTCCTATATTCGTGACGCCGTTTGGGCAAAGCGGCCGGATATGGTCGAATGTTTGCTTGCCTTGGGCGCGCCTGCCAATCAAACCGGCAGAAACGCCATGGAGTCTGCCATTGAACTTAATTCCATCGAATGCATCAAGATTTTGCTCAAACACAAGGTGAAAGTCGAATCCGGATCTAACCTTGAATTCGCACGGGAGATGGGTGCCAAGGAAGAGGTGTTGGAGTTGCTTGCGGAGTAGGTGGGGACTTGGGGCACACGGAGAATCTCGTGCGGGATTCACAACTTGTTCAGGCAAAAATGCCATGCTCAATGTGAACGAGTTCCGTCATCACCAAATGCCTCCCAAAGGAACAAGCCACCAATTCGATTGGTGCCATCCTCCCCAAAACAAAAGAAGGCGTTTTTAGCCAGATTCTGAGCGTTTCCATGTCACCAAAAACTTCCAAGCCAAACTGCGTCACCTCCACGAGCGCCAGAATTTTCTCTGATTGAATAGGCTCAAAGGTGCGGTTCTCCACCTTGTAACGCTGCAATGACCTTGGTGACAACTCGAGAAAAGATGCCCATTCGACGAAGTCAAATGGTGCTTGGGCTGCGATGAGTTCAAATATGCTGTACGGGATGCCCTGTCGGATCACATGTACGAGAAAGAGCTTGTTTTGGAATATCTCGGTGAATGTTGACTTGTCTGGGTCGATGCCGAAACGTTGGGTTTGTGGCAGCGATTTGGCCAAGGCTTGGAGGGCTTTGTCGAGTTGCGGGGTGGTGGGATTTGGGGGGATTTTCATTGGTGCGTTAAAATTATTTTTAAGTTTAGGTCAAACGAATTGATTATTCAAGGGGAGGTATCACAGATTTTTGAACATCGGTTTGCTGGAAATTCATACCTTGGAGAAGTGTTTCAAATCACTTCCGCCTTTAAATCGAATTAACATGCGTAAATACACAATAGTTGTTGAGAAGATCAATGAGTTCATCTCGGAATTCAACAATCTACTAAAGGAGGAGTACCAAATCGAGGCGTTGGATCTGCAACAGCTTGAAAATGACGCCTATTTCCTTAACTTAAATGGAAAGACATGGGACACTGCCTACTACCCTAGATGTGGTGGACCTGGTGTATATTTTTATTTTGCATCTTCGGTTGACGATCCATCCAAATTAGCCTTGTATGTTGGCAAAGCTTCCAACAATTCCAATTTAGGAAGGCGTATCGACACACATTTCAACTGGAGAATTAAACAGGGAAATCTTGACCAAGAAGGCAAAGATGGCGTTGCATACAGGATTGAAATGATTACAAGCCTGCCAATCGAAAAGAATGACACTGGATTTCTGGCTCCCGCCCTTGAAGAATTTCTGATTTCCAAGTTCAGCAGGCATGGGGAGTTCACTCTTTTTAATAGTCAAGGAACATGATTTCAGCAAAAAAGCGTCCTCATTTGGGAATTTGGTAAAAGTTTGGCAATGACACCTGCAGCTGCCTAACTTGATAGTACCATGTTCATCAAACCTCTAAAGTTGAAACAATAAAATCATATGAAATCCAGCGAAAATAGAATACATGTGTTTGGTATAGGGGGAATGGGATGCAGCACTTTGATGCACTTTCATCGCCAAAACATTGATGCGAAATTTACTTGTATCACATACCGAGATCAACATTCATTTGCTCCAGATATTGCCTATTTTGAGTTTACTCCTCCCGGCACAACCTTTTGGAATATCAAGGGAGTAAAAACCGAAAGGGCAAATTGGGATCAACAGTCTATGCTAACTGATGAAATCAAGAGACTGTTCCAAGATGACTGCCATTACGTACTTCTTTCGGGACTGGGTGATCCCACTGGAGCCTACTTAGCACTAGAACTCACCCATTGGCTTACCGAGGAAGACAAAAAATTCGATGTGATTTGTAGTCTTCCTTTTACATTCGAGAGTCCTGGGAGGACACATGCTGAGCAAACACTTCCAAAGCTTCAGGTGTTTTCAAACGTAAGAAGTCTCGATGGTTCCGGGATTCAAAAGCAGTTTCCTAACCTCATGCTGGATAAAGCGCTCAAGATGGCAGAAGACCGCCTTTTCGAAATGTTCTTGGAAATTATCAGTTCTAAAGCCAATCGCTAGATTTCCGATAGCGCTGCGGAAGCCCCGCCATCCTATCCGCCCCTCTTCCACCACTCCCCAACCGTCCTCGGCACCTCATCTGAAGTGAAATACGCCCGAACAAACGCAAACTGCGCATCCGTCAGGACATAAAAAGTCGCATCGTTTCCTCCACCCATGAGGTAGATTTTCTCATCCGAACCATGCAAAGCCAACTGATCCTTGAGCATTTCAGCGAAGTTCTTGAGTGCGATGGCCCAGATTTTGTTGTCGTTGGGATTTCCGCGGAAGGCATCGTATTGCTTGCCGTTCAAAACGATCGTGTGCAAGGTGATGTCGTCGCTCCAATATTCGTCGGACCATTTCAAGGGAATTCCCAGTTTGTCAAAAATGGGCTTGACTTGCAAGAGGTATTCTTCGAGACCTCCGATTTCAAAGAGGGATTCCGTATCGCAGAAATAATAACGTCCGCATTGTCCGATCAACGTTTCTTCATCCAATTCGGAGGTCAAGAACCGCTGGGATTCATAGCCTTCTGCAATGGCTTCCTTCACGGCTGTTAGGTGTTTGCGGGCGGTGAATGAAAAATAACCTAGCTTTTCCAGTGAATCTAGAAGCTCTGCCTTGGAAAGCGAATCAGAATGCTGCTGTTGCCTGTCCCCTGCAGGTTGCTGTCGTTCAAATTCAGCATCTTCCTCATCATCGAAAGTGTCCATTTTCGTCTTTTGGGCAAGCTGATATCGGTTTACCAGAAATGCCACGACGGCAATTGCAAACAAAATGGGCAACAGAAGCCGGATGTACGTACTCATGAATCGAATTCAACCGTTTGAGTGCAAAAATGAAGAAGATGGCTGCCTAGCAAATCGAAGATCTACCCAGCATTCGATCTGGAAATCTCTGAACGCAATCCTAACCTATCCTTTTTAAGCTACAAAGTCAAATTCCGCCAGAGGCGGGCTGTCGATCGGCGTTTGGCCGGAGGCCAGCGCCTCCTAGATCAGTGTGAGTCCGAGTGTGAGAGACGAGAGAAATAGCCAAGGCTATTTCACCATATCCCTTACCCGAATCTCCTTCACATACTCCTCAAACGGTACCATTTTGTCGACAATTCCGCCGTCCAGACGCAACTCGATGATGCGATTGCTCACGCTGTTCATGATGTGAAAGTCATGCGTGGTGAAGATCATGTTGCCGGTGAATTCCGTCATGCCGTTGCTCAGCGCGATCACGGCTTCCATGTCGAGGTGGTTGGTGGGTTCATCGAGCAGGATGAAGTTGGGGTGGCTGAGCATCACCTTGCTGAGCATACACCTGACTTTTTCGCCGCCGGAGAGTACGCTCACCTTTTTGAGGACTTCTTCGCCTGAAAACAGCATCCGGCCCAAAAAGCCACGGATAAATTGTTCGTCGGTGTCGCGGGTGTATTGCCAGAGCCAATCGACGAGGTTGAGGTCGTTTTTGCCTTCGAAGTATTCGTGGTTTTCGTTGGGGAGGTAGTCCATGGTGATGGTCTGTCCCCATTTGATCGTGCCGGAATCGGGCTCGACTTTGCCGCTCATGACCTCAAAGAATGCGGTCATGTTGGCGCTTTTGTCGCAAACGAGGCCGATTTTGTCGCCCTTGCCGACGGTGAAGCTCACATCCTTGAAGAAGTATTCTCCTTTGTCGTTTTTCTTGCTGAGGTTTTCGACGGTCACGATTTGGCCACCCGGTTCACGCTCAGCCTTGAAGCCGATGTAAGGATACTTCCGGGTACTTGCGCGCATTTCCTCGAAGTCCAGCTTTTCCAGTGCTTTCTTGCGGCTCGTGGCTTGCTTGCTCTTTGAAGCATTGGCGCTGAAGCGGCGCACAAATTCCTGCAATTCGGCCTTGCGGGCCTCCATTTTCTTGTTTTTGTCCGCCAGCTGCCGCTTGATCAATTGGCTGGATTCGTACCAGAAGGTATAGTTGCCGGTAAAAATACGAATCTGCCCGTAGTCAATGTCCACGACGTGGGTACAGACCATGTCGAGGAAATAACGGTCGTGGGAAACGACGATCACGAGGTTCTTAAAGTCGGCGAGGAAGTCGGCAAGCCAAGCAATCGTCTTGGCATCCAAGTCGTTGGTCGGTTCGTCGAGGAGGAGCATGTCGGGATTGCCGAAGAGCGCCTGCGCCAACAAAACCTTCACTTTTTCGGGTCCGCTGAGTTCCTTGACGAGCTTGTGGTGGCTGTTTTCGCGGATGCCCATGTTGCTGAGGAGTTCGGCAGCGTCGTTTTCTGCCGTCCATCCGCCCATTTCCCCGAACTTATTTTCCATGTCGGTGGCGCGCATCATGTCTTCCTCAGTGGCATCGGGATCCATGTAGATGGCTTCCTTTTCACGCATGATGCGGTACATTTCCGCGTGGCCCATGATCACGGTGTTCAGGACCTCCTCCTCTTCGTATTCGAAGTGGTTTTGCTTGAGGATGGCCATTCGTTTGCCCTTGTCGATGGCGATATTGCCACGTGTAGGTCGATTTGGCCGGCAATGATCTTGATCAAGGTGGACTTGCCCGCGCCATTGGCACCGATCACGCCATAGCAATTGCCTTCTACAAATTTGAGGTTGGCCTCGTCAAAGAGGACGCGTTTGCCATACTGAAGCGCGAGATTGGAAACTGTGATCATGCCTTTTAACGAATGAAGATGAACATCAACAGAATACGCCTTTTCGTATTCGGGCTGCAAAGATAGGAAAATCGCGGGGGAAATTTGAATGGAGAATGGAAGTTCAGCGAAGCGAATGGAGAACTGCGCAGCTAATGGACAATGAAGAAACTGGAATGGGTTGTTGCGAATGCTCTTGAGCGCACTTTGATAGGCTGGCTTGAGTCGAGCGGCGGGCAGCTTGCCAAAATGTTCCTAGACAAAAGCATTCATCTCCCTGAATTCCTCCCTTGCAAACGGAAAAACCACAATCTTCCTTATCTTAGAAGTCAATTCCTGTTGCCATGCCGAAACCACTTACTGAACTTGAAACCGAATCCGTCAAAAGAATGCTGGCGAGAATCCAATTCGCAGCACATCTCATGCAAGGAGATGGAAACGACTGGGATACCCCGGTTCCGATCCATCTAGAAAGACCTCTTTCCATTGAACATGATTGGATCTACAATCCTACGGAATTGGCGAGGGTGGGCGCCCATCATTTGGCGATCGCGATTTTCGGAAAAACCCTCCTGCAGGACAAGGAGGCGCAAGCGGCGCTCTTGATTGCAATTTCGGCCCTTTGGTGGGAGGAAAACGATGTCGCAGAAGAATGGGCGTTGCGAAGCTTGAAGAAGTTAGAGGCCGAGATCGCAAATGTGGAGGAGATACCGCTTTGGCATGCACCGGAGCTGGATATCCTTGAACTCGC
It encodes:
- a CDS encoding PKD domain-containing protein produces the protein MPGGQTTATAIGLAAGSYSVTVTDANGCTATASTVVTSPAAIQLAMSAMATTCNLDNGSATVNPSGGTGAYTYGWSPGGQTTQTATNLAAGGYYVTVTDAQGCTGTGSITVNGSNGVQAATVGTPSFCEGEGGDTLLVVGSGGALPYYYTWWCQATMGPCGLDSTFDDDPLANPAVSGWYYVQITDGNGCLSNIDSVYLTILPKPIVDAGADLILCGDSAPCQVLTPTVTGAPGPFAYQWIPSTGLNDAFIANPCARPDTTTIYALVVEAGNGCSSTFTTTDTLSTVVVNVNPVPIADAGPDQHICFGDSATLEGIGTNAGPLYTYEWSPFNGLSDPTDRITMASPALTTTYTLVATSNGCPSYGDQMTLFVHTIPTVDAGPDREMCLGDSILIDASAGGDSTASYSFLWTPNASITNANLEDPSVWPVSTTMYYVEAISNYGCGSSRDSVLVTLLPSPIANAGPNATVCAGSDFEFQGSYSYTTTNPANPSNVWQYWTPAAGMSDSTSLTPVISPTASGLYTLTVYTGLCQTQDSMILTVIPGIGLNVEADTNVICEGDVVWIRATSSVSSVNFLWSPTTGVEHPDSGVTYFAPTDTTTYTVVAEGAGCLDSASVTINVIPRPDVAFLNSQPSGCAPLSVNFLQDVADAIFLTWNFGDGTPVSNEDNPLHVYAQPGTYTVTLTGVNIGGCSASTSGQAVVVSDTSRVDFTSDPSFPVELSLPNTIVKFFHDSPNAVTFDWDFGDGTHSDEANPIHTYLQPGNYNVTLRVTNRDGCVSTVVASVCDFGSRLVHPRTSSAPMMTVPTTNSSYSTRVRSLSICRSSTVGA
- a CDS encoding DUF2384 domain-containing protein — its product is MKIPPNPTTPQLDKALQALAKSLPQTQRFGIDPDKSTFTEIFQNKLFLVHVIRQGIPYSIFELIAAQAPFDFVEWASFLELSPRSLQRYKVENRTFEPIQSEKILALVEVTQFGLEVFGDMETLRIWLKTPSFVLGRMAPIELVACSFGRHLVMTELVHIEHGIFA